In a genomic window of Microterricola viridarii:
- the scpB gene encoding SMC-Scp complex subunit ScpB, translating to MPERDTDNELDRALEAVLLVADEPQGLVHLATAVGRPVEQVAASVARLVNDYDGVDAAGNPAGVRRGFELREVGGGWRFYVRAEYDTVVADFVMTQNPSKLSQAALETLAVIAYKQPISRGSVASIRAVNVDSVVRTLLGRGLITEAFTDSETGAINYATTDLLLTQLGLNSLDELPPISPLLEDGAEGFSHDLR from the coding sequence ATGCCTGAACGAGACACCGACAACGAGCTCGACCGTGCCCTCGAGGCGGTTCTGCTCGTCGCCGACGAGCCGCAGGGCCTGGTGCACCTGGCCACGGCGGTCGGCCGACCGGTCGAGCAAGTGGCGGCATCCGTCGCCCGGCTCGTCAACGACTACGACGGCGTGGACGCCGCGGGCAACCCCGCCGGCGTGCGCCGCGGCTTCGAGCTGCGCGAGGTCGGCGGCGGCTGGCGCTTCTACGTGCGGGCCGAGTACGACACCGTCGTGGCCGACTTCGTGATGACGCAGAACCCCAGCAAGCTCTCGCAGGCCGCGCTGGAGACCCTCGCCGTCATCGCATACAAACAACCCATCAGCCGCGGCTCCGTCGCGTCGATCCGGGCCGTGAACGTCGACTCCGTCGTGCGCACGCTGCTCGGCCGCGGCCTCATCACCGAAGCTTTCACCGATTCCGAAACCGGCGCCATCAACTACGCCACGACCGATCTGCTTCTCACGCAGCTCGGCCTGAACTCCCTCGACGAACTGCCGCCGATCTCCCCTCTGCTCGAGGACGGCGCGGAAGGATTTAGCCATGA
- a CDS encoding segregation and condensation protein A, translating into MAQSPSGLAPAPHEAPSGDGGFSVALSNFSGPFDLLLSLISKHEMDITEVSLSRVTDEFISYLRGLSSEDELDQASEFVVVAATLLDLKVAGLLPQGELVDAEDVALLEARDLLFARLLQYRAFKEASAWFAGHLEQESQRHARTVRLEEKYRQQTPELVWNLSAADFAALATLAMAPRAIPVVGLDHLHAPLVSIREQAAHIVAVLRGGEPVTFRQLISGLDQSAGQKGIVIARFLAVLELYRHAAIAFEQLEPLGELTLRWTAENWTDDSLATLGADYDA; encoded by the coding sequence GTGGCGCAGTCGCCTAGCGGCCTCGCGCCAGCTCCCCACGAAGCACCCTCCGGCGACGGGGGTTTCTCCGTCGCGCTCAGCAACTTCTCTGGCCCGTTCGACCTGCTCCTCAGCCTCATCTCCAAGCACGAGATGGACATCACCGAGGTCTCGCTCAGCCGCGTCACCGACGAGTTCATCTCCTACCTGCGGGGCCTCAGCTCCGAGGACGAGCTCGACCAGGCCAGCGAGTTCGTCGTCGTGGCGGCCACCCTGCTCGACCTCAAGGTCGCCGGCCTGCTGCCGCAGGGCGAACTCGTTGACGCAGAGGATGTCGCCCTGCTCGAGGCGCGCGACCTGCTGTTCGCCCGGCTGCTGCAGTACCGGGCGTTCAAGGAGGCCTCGGCCTGGTTCGCCGGCCACCTGGAACAGGAGTCGCAGCGGCACGCCCGCACGGTGCGGCTGGAGGAGAAATACCGCCAGCAGACCCCGGAGCTCGTCTGGAACCTCTCCGCCGCCGACTTCGCCGCGCTCGCCACGCTCGCAATGGCGCCGCGCGCGATCCCGGTCGTCGGTCTGGACCACTTGCACGCGCCGCTGGTGAGCATCCGTGAACAGGCCGCCCACATCGTGGCGGTGCTGCGCGGGGGAGAACCGGTGACGTTCCGGCAGCTGATCAGTGGGCTCGACCAGAGCGCCGGGCAGAAGGGCATCGTCATCGCCCGCTTCCTGGCCGTGCTCGAGCTGTACCGGCACGCCGCAATCGCCTTCGAACAACTCGAGCCGCTCGGCGAGCTGACGCTGCGCTGGACGGCCGAGAACTGGACCGACGACAGCCTGGCCACCCTGGGAGCCGATTACGATGCCTGA
- a CDS encoding ParA family protein, whose product MGDLAYGRGVRQEPGMGPTNRPQTEFPEPAPLKSHGPARIIALCNQKGGVGKTTTTINLGATLAEYGRRVLAIDFDPQGALSAGLGVQTHDVPTIYDLLLSRSANPADAIQKTRVPGLDVIPANIDLSAAEVHLVNEVAREQILASVLRKVSDDYDVVLIDCQPSLGLLTVNALTASHGVLIPLECEFFALRGVALLIETIDKVRDRLNPAIQLDGILATMYDSRTLHSREVLDRVVEAFGDKVLETVIGRTVKFPDASVAGAPITQFAPEHAAARAYRQLARELVSRGAVA is encoded by the coding sequence ATGGGCGATCTCGCATACGGCCGGGGCGTGCGGCAGGAACCGGGCATGGGCCCGACCAACCGGCCGCAGACCGAGTTTCCGGAGCCCGCCCCGCTGAAGAGCCACGGCCCGGCCCGCATCATCGCCCTCTGCAACCAGAAGGGCGGCGTCGGCAAGACCACGACGACGATCAACCTGGGCGCCACCCTCGCCGAGTACGGCCGCCGCGTTCTCGCCATCGACTTCGACCCGCAGGGCGCGCTCTCGGCCGGCCTCGGCGTGCAGACGCACGACGTGCCCACCATCTACGACCTGCTGCTCTCCCGCTCCGCCAACCCGGCCGACGCCATCCAGAAGACCCGGGTGCCCGGCCTCGACGTGATCCCGGCCAACATCGACCTCTCCGCCGCCGAGGTGCACCTGGTCAACGAGGTCGCCCGCGAGCAGATCCTCGCCAGCGTGCTGCGCAAGGTCAGCGACGACTATGACGTCGTGCTGATCGACTGCCAGCCCTCGCTCGGCCTGCTCACCGTCAACGCCCTCACCGCCAGCCACGGCGTGCTGATCCCGCTGGAGTGCGAGTTCTTCGCGCTGCGCGGCGTCGCCCTGCTGATCGAGACCATCGACAAGGTCCGCGACCGGCTGAACCCCGCCATCCAGCTCGACGGCATCCTGGCCACCATGTACGACTCGCGCACGCTGCACTCGCGCGAGGTGCTCGACCGCGTCGTCGAGGCCTTCGGCGACAAGGTGCTGGAGACCGTCATCGGCCGCACCGTGAAGTTCCCGGATGCCAGCGTCGCCGGTGCCCCGATCACACAGTTCGCACCCGAGCACGCGGCGGCCCGCGCGTACCGGCAGCTCGCCAGGGAACTGGTCAGTCGTGGCGCAGTCGCCTAG
- the xerD gene encoding site-specific tyrosine recombinase XerD: MQRAVQNYLRHVTVERGLSTNTVAAYRRDLALYTLWLAGEGIDDPSGVTGNHVGAFVQHLGTREVEPLKASSIARVLSSVRGWHRFLLEEGQTETDVAHETKPPKLGSRLPKAISIEQVEALLDATRGDEVQQLRDCALLELLYATGARVSEAVNLNVDDVIDQEVVRLLGKGGKQRIVPVGSFARAALDAYLVRARPQLSLRGTATPALFLGLRGQRVSRQNAWLIIRAAAARAGLDIEVSPHTLRHSFATHLLAGGADVRVVQELLGHSSVATTQIYTLVTADTLRDMYTSAHPRAR; this comes from the coding sequence ATGCAGCGTGCCGTGCAGAACTACCTGCGCCACGTCACCGTCGAGCGCGGCCTGTCGACGAACACGGTCGCCGCCTACCGGCGCGACCTCGCCCTGTACACGCTGTGGCTGGCGGGGGAGGGCATCGATGACCCGTCCGGCGTCACCGGCAACCATGTCGGCGCTTTCGTGCAACACCTCGGCACGCGCGAGGTGGAACCGCTGAAGGCCTCCTCGATCGCCCGGGTGCTCTCCTCGGTGCGCGGCTGGCACCGCTTCCTGCTCGAGGAGGGGCAGACCGAGACGGATGTCGCCCACGAGACGAAGCCGCCCAAGCTCGGCAGCCGGCTGCCCAAGGCGATCAGCATCGAGCAGGTCGAGGCGTTGCTGGACGCCACCCGCGGCGACGAGGTACAGCAGTTGCGCGACTGCGCCCTGCTCGAACTGCTCTACGCCACCGGCGCCCGCGTCTCGGAGGCGGTCAACCTGAACGTCGACGACGTCATCGACCAGGAGGTGGTGCGGCTGCTCGGCAAGGGCGGCAAACAGCGCATCGTGCCGGTCGGCAGCTTCGCCAGGGCTGCGCTGGACGCCTACCTTGTGCGCGCCCGCCCGCAGCTCTCCCTCCGCGGCACGGCCACACCCGCCCTGTTCCTCGGCCTGCGCGGCCAGCGCGTCTCCAGGCAGAACGCCTGGCTGATCATCCGCGCCGCCGCCGCCCGCGCCGGGCTCGACATCGAGGTCTCCCCGCACACCCTGCGGCACTCCTTCGCCACCCACCTGCTGGCGGGCGGGGCCGACGTGCGCGTCGTGCAGGAGCTGCTCGGCCACTCCTCGGTGGCCACGACACAGATCTACACCCTGGTCACGGCCGACACACTGCGCGATATGTACACGAGTGCCCACCCGCGCGCTCGCTAG
- a CDS encoding NUDIX domain-containing protein, which yields MPHAEEPREPLADTRQAVRVLSSSTVFDGHVWGVRRDRFEYNDAVIEREYVDHTGAVAVLAIDDEERVLLIKQYRHPVRTRDWEIPAGLLDIRGESPLRAAQRELAEEADVEASDWSVLSEFYTSPGGSDEAIRIYLARGLSATAEPFPRSEEEADIELRWVGLDELVDAVMARRLQNPSLVIGALAANVARSRGWQGLEAGDVSWPRHPKSEALGE from the coding sequence ATGCCACACGCTGAGGAGCCCCGCGAACCGCTTGCCGACACCCGGCAGGCGGTGCGGGTGCTCTCCTCGAGCACCGTCTTCGACGGGCACGTCTGGGGCGTGCGCCGGGACCGCTTCGAGTACAACGACGCCGTCATCGAGCGCGAGTACGTCGACCACACCGGCGCCGTCGCGGTGCTCGCCATCGACGACGAGGAGCGCGTGCTGCTGATCAAGCAGTACCGCCACCCCGTGCGCACCCGCGACTGGGAGATCCCGGCCGGGCTGCTCGACATCCGGGGGGAGAGCCCGCTGCGCGCCGCGCAACGCGAACTTGCAGAGGAAGCCGACGTCGAGGCCTCCGACTGGAGCGTGCTCAGCGAGTTCTACACCTCGCCGGGCGGCAGCGACGAGGCCATTCGCATCTACCTGGCCCGCGGCCTCAGCGCGACCGCCGAGCCGTTCCCGCGCAGCGAGGAGGAGGCGGACATCGAACTGCGCTGGGTCGGCCTCGACGAGCTCGTCGACGCGGTCATGGCCAGGCGGCTACAGAACCCCTCGCTGGTGATCGGCGCGCTCGCCGCGAACGTGGCCCGCTCGCGCGGCTGGCAGGGGCTGGAGGCCGGCGATGTCAGCTGGCCGCGGCATCCGAAGAGCGAAGCACTCGGGGAATGA
- a CDS encoding CTP synthase, whose protein sequence is MDISADNSNGTTKHIFVTGGVVSSLGKGLTAASLGNLLTARGLRVVMQKLDPYLNVDPGTMNPFQHGEVFVTDDGAETDLDIGHYERFLDINLSQAANVTTGQIYSTVIAKERRGEYLGDTVQVIPHITDEIKRRMRLQASEVPQPDVIITEVGGTVGDIESQPFLEAARQVRHELGRKNVFFVHVSLVPYMGASGEQKTKPTQHSVATLRSIGIQPDALVLRSDRPVTESNKRKIALMCDVEEEAVINTPDLRSVYDIPTVLHAQGLDAYIIEQLGLAKAGDVNWDGWQTVLDAVHEPKHEVTIGLVGKYIDLPDAYLSVTEALRAGGFAQQTKVNIQWIPSDECETEEGAARNLAPLDAICVPGGFGVRGIEGKLGALTFARENGIPTLGLCLGLQCMVIEYARNKAGLPGASSTEFDPETGFPVIATMEEQVEIISGGDLGGTMRLGLYEAALDEGSLVAELYGSTLITERHRHRYEVNNKYREQISAAGLSFSGTSPDRQLVEFVELPRDQHPFYVATQAHPELRSRPNNAHPLFRGLVSAALDRQQASRLFEVKDAE, encoded by the coding sequence GTGGATATTAGCGCGGACAACTCAAACGGCACGACCAAGCACATTTTTGTGACCGGTGGTGTCGTTTCTTCTTTGGGCAAGGGCCTGACGGCCGCGAGCCTGGGCAACCTTCTGACCGCGCGCGGCTTGCGCGTCGTCATGCAGAAGCTTGACCCCTATCTCAACGTGGACCCGGGCACGATGAACCCGTTCCAGCACGGCGAGGTCTTCGTGACCGACGACGGGGCTGAGACCGACCTGGACATCGGACACTACGAGCGGTTCCTGGACATCAACCTGAGCCAGGCCGCCAACGTGACGACCGGCCAGATCTACTCGACGGTGATCGCCAAGGAGCGACGCGGCGAGTACCTCGGTGACACCGTGCAGGTCATCCCGCACATCACCGACGAGATCAAGCGCCGCATGCGCCTGCAGGCCAGCGAGGTGCCCCAGCCGGACGTGATCATCACCGAGGTCGGCGGCACGGTCGGCGACATCGAGTCCCAGCCGTTCCTCGAGGCCGCCCGCCAGGTGCGCCACGAGCTCGGCCGCAAGAACGTGTTCTTCGTGCACGTCTCCCTGGTGCCCTACATGGGCGCCTCGGGCGAGCAGAAGACCAAGCCGACCCAGCACTCCGTCGCCACCCTGCGCTCGATCGGTATCCAGCCCGACGCCCTGGTGCTGCGCAGCGACCGCCCGGTGACCGAGAGCAACAAGCGCAAGATCGCCCTGATGTGCGACGTGGAGGAAGAGGCGGTCATCAACACGCCCGACCTCCGCAGCGTGTACGACATCCCCACCGTGCTGCACGCGCAGGGGCTGGACGCCTACATCATCGAGCAGCTCGGCCTGGCCAAGGCCGGCGACGTGAACTGGGACGGCTGGCAGACGGTGCTCGACGCCGTGCACGAGCCCAAGCACGAGGTCACCATCGGCCTGGTCGGCAAGTACATCGACCTGCCGGATGCCTACCTCTCGGTGACCGAGGCGCTGCGCGCCGGCGGGTTCGCCCAGCAGACCAAGGTCAACATCCAGTGGATCCCCTCCGATGAGTGCGAGACCGAGGAGGGCGCGGCCCGCAACCTCGCCCCGCTCGACGCCATCTGCGTGCCCGGCGGCTTCGGCGTGCGCGGCATCGAGGGCAAGCTCGGCGCCCTCACCTTCGCCCGTGAGAACGGCATCCCGACGCTCGGCCTCTGCCTCGGCCTGCAGTGCATGGTCATCGAGTACGCCCGCAACAAGGCGGGACTGCCCGGCGCCTCCTCGACCGAGTTCGACCCTGAGACCGGCTTCCCGGTCATCGCGACGATGGAGGAGCAGGTCGAGATCATCTCCGGCGGCGACCTCGGCGGCACGATGCGCCTGGGCCTCTACGAGGCGGCACTCGACGAGGGCTCGCTCGTGGCCGAACTGTACGGCTCGACCCTCATCACCGAGCGCCACCGCCACCGCTACGAGGTTAACAACAAGTACCGCGAGCAGATCTCGGCCGCTGGCCTGTCCTTCTCCGGCACCTCGCCCGACCGCCAGCTCGTCGAGTTCGTCGAGCTGCCGCGCGACCAGCACCCGTTCTACGTGGCCACGCAGGCGCACCCCGAGCTGCGCTCGCGCCCGAACAACGCGCACCCGCTGTTCCGCGGTCTCGTCTCCGCAGCGCTTGACCGCCAGCAGGCCAGCCGCCTGTTCGAGGTCAAGGATGCCGAGTAA
- the recN gene encoding DNA repair protein RecN: MIEELTIRDLGVIAEAILPLGPGFTAVTGETGAGKTMVVSALGLLLGERADAGAVRQGQAQSWVEGRWVVAEDGPVAERVRLAGGDLDGPELLLGRTVSAEGRSRAIVGGRQAPAAVLAELADHLVIVHGQSEQMRLRSATAQREALDRFAGADFAGVLADYGHAYRRWQANAEELARLQSERDRRSREAEELREALAEIEAVAPQPGEDSELTERAERLNNLEELRQAATIAREQISAEGDGGGIIESPDAVTLMNGARRAVERAAAHDATLGPIAESLASIEFLLADVVGELSSYLDGLDTDGSRELETVQERRAELAALVRKYGSSLDEVIEALEIGSSRLFELDGDAERIAELETAVATDRDLVERLAAELSALRALAAERFAREVTAELGPLAMPNAELSIIVSPRDELGASGGDAVSILLKPHAGADPRPLGRGASGGELSRVMLAIEVVVAGTDPVPTFVFDEVDAGIGGAAAIEIGRRLARLAESAQVIVVTHLAQVAAFAENHLTVVKDRDGSVTASSVQQLRGIEREAEMARLLSGLPDSESGLAHARELIQLAQATRPATL; the protein is encoded by the coding sequence GTGATTGAGGAACTGACGATTCGCGACCTGGGCGTCATCGCTGAGGCGATATTGCCGCTCGGCCCGGGATTCACGGCCGTCACCGGTGAGACCGGCGCCGGTAAGACCATGGTCGTCTCCGCCCTCGGCCTGCTCCTCGGCGAGCGTGCCGACGCCGGTGCGGTGCGCCAGGGCCAGGCCCAGAGCTGGGTCGAGGGCCGCTGGGTGGTCGCCGAGGACGGTCCCGTCGCCGAACGCGTGCGCCTGGCCGGGGGAGACCTCGACGGGCCGGAGCTGTTGCTCGGCCGCACCGTTTCGGCCGAGGGCCGCAGCCGGGCCATCGTGGGTGGCCGACAGGCGCCCGCCGCCGTACTCGCCGAGCTCGCCGACCACCTGGTGATCGTGCACGGCCAGTCAGAGCAGATGCGCCTGCGCTCGGCCACCGCGCAGCGCGAGGCGCTCGACCGCTTCGCCGGCGCCGACTTCGCGGGAGTGCTCGCCGACTACGGCCACGCCTACCGCCGCTGGCAGGCAAACGCCGAGGAATTGGCCAGGCTGCAGAGCGAGCGCGACCGCCGCTCACGCGAGGCAGAGGAGCTGCGCGAGGCACTGGCCGAGATCGAGGCTGTCGCCCCGCAGCCCGGCGAGGACAGCGAGCTCACCGAGCGCGCCGAGCGCCTCAACAACCTCGAGGAGCTGCGCCAGGCGGCCACGATCGCCCGCGAGCAGATCTCGGCAGAGGGCGACGGCGGCGGCATCATCGAATCCCCGGACGCCGTCACTCTGATGAACGGCGCACGCCGGGCAGTGGAGCGCGCCGCCGCGCACGACGCGACGCTCGGCCCGATCGCGGAGTCGCTGGCGAGCATCGAGTTCCTGCTGGCCGACGTGGTGGGTGAGCTCTCCAGCTACCTGGACGGACTCGACACCGACGGCTCACGAGAGCTTGAGACGGTGCAGGAGCGTCGGGCCGAGCTCGCCGCCCTGGTGCGCAAGTATGGCAGCTCGCTCGACGAGGTGATCGAGGCCCTGGAGATCGGCAGCAGCAGACTGTTCGAACTCGACGGTGACGCCGAGCGCATCGCCGAGCTTGAGACCGCCGTCGCCACCGACCGTGACCTGGTGGAACGCCTGGCCGCAGAGCTCAGCGCGCTGCGCGCCCTCGCCGCCGAGCGGTTCGCCCGCGAGGTCACGGCCGAACTCGGCCCGCTCGCCATGCCCAATGCCGAACTCTCCATCATCGTCAGCCCGCGGGACGAGCTGGGCGCCAGCGGCGGCGACGCCGTCTCGATCCTGCTGAAGCCGCACGCCGGGGCAGACCCGCGACCGCTCGGGCGCGGCGCATCCGGCGGCGAGCTCTCCCGCGTGATGCTCGCAATCGAGGTCGTCGTGGCCGGCACGGACCCCGTGCCGACCTTCGTCTTCGACGAGGTGGATGCCGGCATCGGCGGCGCCGCAGCGATCGAGATCGGTCGCCGGCTCGCCCGGCTGGCCGAATCCGCCCAGGTCATCGTTGTGACCCACCTGGCCCAGGTGGCCGCGTTCGCCGAGAACCACCTCACCGTGGTGAAGGATCGCGACGGCTCCGTCACCGCGAGCAGTGTTCAGCAGCTTCGCGGCATCGAACGGGAAGCAGAGATGGCACGTCTGCTCTCGGGATTGCCCGACTCGGAGAGCGGTCTCGCTCACGCCCGAGAATTAATTCAACTCGCGCAGGCCACCCGGCCCGCAACCCTCTGA
- a CDS encoding NAD kinase — protein sequence MTPVQRPILVVAHTGRRDALEAAVAACAQLRAAGATPVIPADQGDDLRAFFPDHGGSLLTLGVDVQPEEVELVIVLGGDGTILRAAELVRGASTPLLGVNLGHVGFLAESERDSLSEAISRGLARDYVVEERMTLAVRVKQGEDVVYETWALNEATVEKASGERMLEVVIEVDGRPLSSFGCDGVVMSTPTGSTAYAFSGGGPIVWPTLDAMLLVPLSAHALFARPLVVGPESSLAVEVLARTSASGVLWCDGRRTRDLPPGARVVVRRSPVPVRLARLHEAPFTDRLVNKFQLPVTGWRGPVGRD from the coding sequence ATGACGCCAGTGCAGCGCCCCATACTCGTCGTCGCGCACACCGGCCGCCGTGACGCACTCGAGGCGGCCGTTGCCGCCTGCGCCCAGTTGCGTGCCGCCGGGGCCACCCCCGTCATCCCCGCCGACCAGGGCGATGACCTGCGCGCCTTCTTCCCCGATCACGGCGGATCACTGCTGACGCTCGGCGTCGACGTGCAGCCAGAAGAGGTGGAACTCGTCATCGTGCTCGGCGGCGACGGAACGATCCTGCGCGCCGCGGAGCTCGTGCGCGGGGCCTCGACCCCGCTGCTCGGCGTGAACCTCGGCCACGTCGGGTTCCTGGCCGAGAGTGAGCGCGACAGCCTGAGCGAGGCGATCAGCCGGGGACTCGCCCGCGACTACGTCGTCGAGGAGCGCATGACGCTCGCCGTGCGGGTCAAGCAGGGCGAAGACGTGGTCTACGAGACCTGGGCCCTGAACGAGGCGACCGTTGAGAAGGCGAGCGGCGAGCGGATGCTAGAAGTCGTCATCGAAGTCGACGGCAGGCCGCTCTCCAGCTTCGGCTGCGACGGCGTCGTCATGTCCACACCGACAGGGTCCACCGCCTACGCCTTCTCGGGCGGCGGCCCTATCGTCTGGCCCACGCTGGACGCCATGCTGCTCGTGCCGCTCAGCGCGCACGCCCTCTTCGCCCGCCCCCTGGTCGTTGGCCCGGAGTCCTCGCTCGCCGTCGAGGTACTCGCCCGCACCTCCGCCTCCGGTGTGCTCTGGTGCGACGGCCGCCGCACCCGCGATCTCCCACCCGGCGCACGCGTCGTGGTGCGCCGCAGCCCCGTTCCCGTGCGCTTGGCCCGCCTGCACGAGGCGCCATTCACCGACAGGCTCGTGAACAAATTCCAACTTCCGGTCACCGGGTGGAGAGGGCCTGTCGGTCGTGATTGA
- a CDS encoding TlyA family RNA methyltransferase: protein MTDHIEGVRLDAALAERGLARSRTHAATLLADGLVTVNGKPVLKPATKVFPSQRIEVAGADHYVSRAAHKLIAALDAFPVQVSGATVLDAGASTGGFSQVLLERGAARVLSVDVGHGQLAPQLADEERLTLVEGFNVRYMTAESLAAASRWPERPSVVVGDLSFISLITVLPALVATAAEGADFVLLVKPQFEVGRTGIREGVVKNPGLRADAVNGVLWAAHDLGLRTAGLVASPIAGGSGNHEYLVWLSATIGSDPSEWIDRVTATTGA from the coding sequence ATGACCGACCACATCGAGGGCGTGCGCCTGGACGCCGCGCTGGCCGAACGCGGCCTGGCCCGCTCCCGCACACACGCCGCGACGCTCCTCGCCGACGGCCTCGTCACGGTCAACGGCAAGCCCGTCCTGAAGCCCGCCACCAAGGTGTTTCCCTCCCAGAGGATCGAGGTCGCCGGCGCAGACCATTACGTCAGCCGCGCGGCACACAAACTGATCGCCGCACTCGACGCCTTCCCCGTGCAGGTCTCCGGCGCCACCGTCCTCGACGCCGGTGCATCCACGGGCGGCTTCAGCCAGGTTCTGCTCGAGCGCGGTGCCGCCCGGGTGCTCTCCGTCGACGTCGGGCACGGCCAGCTCGCGCCGCAGCTCGCCGACGAGGAGCGGCTGACCCTGGTCGAGGGCTTCAACGTGCGTTACATGACCGCCGAGTCGCTGGCGGCCGCCAGCCGCTGGCCGGAGCGGCCGAGCGTTGTCGTCGGCGACCTCTCCTTCATCTCGCTCATCACCGTGCTGCCGGCCCTCGTCGCGACGGCCGCGGAAGGCGCCGACTTCGTGCTGCTGGTCAAGCCGCAGTTCGAGGTCGGGCGCACCGGCATCCGTGAGGGCGTCGTCAAGAACCCCGGCCTGCGTGCGGATGCCGTCAACGGCGTGCTCTGGGCGGCACACGACCTCGGCCTCCGCACGGCCGGTCTCGTCGCCTCCCCGATCGCCGGCGGTTCCGGCAATCACGAATATCTGGTCTGGTTGAGCGCCACAATCGGCTCCGATCCGTCAGAATGGATCGACCGAGTCACAGCCACGACGGGAGCATGA
- a CDS encoding HAD-IIA family hydrolase: protein MALFRRRSSRVSSATPLDGVDVLLADLDGVVYAGPTAIPHAVESLNQAAESLRVGYITNNASRSDASVAAHLSELGLSVQADDVVTSPQAAMLLLSGLIEPGSLVLVVGGDGLVVEVEKAGFRVTRSADDLPAAVVQGFAPDVGWAQLAEAAFALAPTGPGADIPWVATNTDWTIPVARGIAPGNGTLVSAVHTAVGRLPLVAGKPEVPIFEVARERFAAENALFIGDRLDTDILGANRAGMASVLVLTGIDKAKQALAAGADMRPQFILSDLRQLHEPYPEPVLSSDGSQATVNAASVRLNGNDVQIVKRGDAGIDLLRAACAVIWNSGRAIYGLNVPEELYVNGAAAPLSAPAGNVAL, encoded by the coding sequence ATGGCGCTGTTCCGACGGAGAAGTAGTCGCGTGTCATCTGCAACGCCCCTGGACGGCGTCGATGTTCTGCTCGCCGATCTGGACGGCGTCGTGTACGCCGGCCCGACGGCGATCCCACACGCCGTGGAGAGCCTGAACCAGGCTGCAGAGTCGCTGCGCGTCGGCTACATCACCAACAACGCCTCGCGTTCGGATGCCTCCGTCGCTGCGCACCTCAGCGAACTCGGCCTGAGCGTGCAGGCGGACGACGTCGTGACCTCTCCGCAGGCCGCGATGCTCCTGCTCTCCGGGCTCATCGAGCCCGGCTCGCTGGTGCTCGTCGTCGGCGGCGACGGGCTCGTCGTCGAGGTGGAGAAGGCCGGATTCCGGGTGACTCGCTCCGCGGACGATCTCCCTGCCGCCGTCGTGCAGGGCTTCGCGCCCGATGTGGGCTGGGCGCAGCTCGCCGAGGCCGCCTTTGCCCTCGCGCCCACCGGGCCCGGTGCCGACATCCCCTGGGTGGCCACGAACACCGACTGGACGATTCCCGTCGCCCGTGGCATCGCCCCGGGAAATGGCACCCTCGTCTCGGCCGTCCACACCGCCGTCGGGCGGCTGCCGCTCGTCGCGGGCAAGCCAGAGGTTCCGATCTTCGAGGTCGCACGGGAGCGCTTCGCCGCCGAGAACGCCCTCTTCATCGGCGACCGGCTGGACACCGACATCCTCGGCGCGAACCGTGCCGGGATGGCATCCGTTCTCGTGCTCACGGGAATCGACAAGGCCAAGCAGGCCCTGGCCGCGGGGGCCGACATGCGTCCACAGTTCATCCTCAGCGACCTGCGCCAGCTGCACGAGCCGTACCCGGAGCCGGTGCTCTCCTCCGATGGCAGCCAAGCGACGGTCAACGCCGCCAGTGTTCGCCTGAACGGCAACGACGTGCAGATCGTCAAGCGAGGGGATGCCGGCATCGACCTGCTGCGGGCTGCCTGCGCCGTGATCTGGAACTCCGGGCGGGCAATCTACGGGCTGAATGTTCCGGAAGAGCTGTACGTCAACGGCGCCGCCGCGCCTCTGTCGGCGCCTGCCGGTAACGTGGCACTGTGA